The following is a genomic window from Homalodisca vitripennis isolate AUS2020 chromosome 5, UT_GWSS_2.1, whole genome shotgun sequence.
ttaggTTCAAGTATttcttgtaacaaaattattgataCTCTAACGGAAGATACTTTTTTCGGAACAAAGAATAAATAGGTATTGTATTATTCCACAAAAATTGTAGTAACGTGAATCAGAATTTAGGAACATAGTCAAGCCCAAACAAAAACTATTGAAGATAAAGATTTTAAGGAAGTATTTATACGAATCATGATTTGAGAGAATTACgtgtttttattcaaacaaaacaattttatcgagtaaacttttttcaaaacacgtattttttcaattatatgtcataaaaaaagtttccttaaaccattaaacattaaataatatgtcACTCCCAGAATACCTAACTCATATAGAACATTCACAATTTTTATCCTCAGCATTTTTTATTTGGtgagtttaaattacatattttaaatatctgtaattcCCAGTTAGACAATCAACACATTTTTTACTTCCTCAATCAGTAGAGGAGTTCTATTAAAGagttattagtaaaaacaaaataaaaaacccctGTCCTGTCCTGACTAAAAACCGATTGTACCCTTATATACAGGTTATTAAGTTAAGAGACCAACACACACCAAGTCTCACAGCATGAAACCCACTATTACGTTTAAccaatctttaattaaaaaatgtctcgGTAATATAAAAGACGCTTATAAGCCAACTGAAGTGAAACGACCTCGGGTTTTAAACCATAAGAACAATAgcaaaatttctaaaacttatacaacCTTATTTTTATCGTACATTTATATAAGAcatcttattttaaaggtatgaccaatacgttttttaaattaatttcataaatacacattttaaatacgataaagtgaaaataattttagatttttcatcATAAccaattcaaatattgaaaaaaagttttaaagcgTTTGAACGCCGGTTAGTAGATTCTTTAAAACAAGATACTCTTCCATAGTTCAACTAGTAACAAAAAAAAGGTCGCAAAAGTTTTACATCGTTCTGatgaggtaaaataaaaaatggcctCAGTGTAAACGGCTATTGAGCATTTGTGATTGTTTTCTTTTGAAGGAACACGAAAAATCTCAAACTAAGAACAACTTTTGTCACTCAACCTCCACGAAAAGAAAAATATCTGTTAGCACAAAAGAAGGAATTTGACTTACTCATACCAACTATTAAGTCAAACGTTGTAACGAATGTTACAATACTGTATATGATGCACCTTTTACAGCTTTGAAGATTCAAACCTCTTGGCTCCTctaattttattctgttaatgTCTGTGGTGATCAAtggttttttattagattttactaatttcaaataatttattttatttttaaatttgtgattttcttatattttattgataaatataagagctaaaataaaattgtataaaacaatttcaaacgtTAGTATGTACTTATAAACAGTCCATCAACATTCTTTGAcaattagaaaataattgaaattgttatataCTGTGGTTTCAATGAATTTAGGATACCAAAAATGAtggttacaatttttttagtgaGAAAATCATATGAATCTGAGTGTGACGATATTCTGTATCCTGTGCAGATCATAGCAGCTTGCTGCCTGGCGGCGGCATGGGCTCAGGTCCAGAAGCAGTACACCACACCGGTGCCGATCCTGAAGCAGATCAACAGGCAGAACGAGGACGGCTCCTACAGCTACGGGTACGAGGGGGCTGACGGCAGCTACAAGATAGAGACCAAGCACCCCACGGGGGAGGTGTACGGCAAGTATGGCTACGTGGATGACAGCGGTTCCCTGCGTGAGATCGAATACGGAGCGAACAAGCTGGGCTTCCAGCCTGCAGGAACCGGCATCAACGTGGCGCCCCCCACCCTGCCCGACCCCAACGGCAACAACTATGTCGGTCCTGAGGGTGTTGATGACGGCCAGTACCGCGAGGACCCCAGCATCTACTGGAAGGACCCTAAGTACAACCAGGGTGCCCCTAAGTACTCCTCATCCCCGGTCCGCACACAGTTTACCCAGCCTGCCGTCAGCCAACCTGCCTACAACAGCCAACCATCCTACAATAGCCAACCATCCTACAATAGCCAACCATCCTACAACAGCCAACCATCCTACAACAGCCAACCATCCTACAATAGCCAACCATCCTACAACAGCCAACCTGCCTACAACAGCCAACCCGCTTACAACAGCCAGCCTTCCTACAACAGCAGGTCTAACTTCAACACCCAATCCTTCTTTGACGACCAGCCCACATACAACCAGCCCTCTTACCAGGAGCCCAGACAGAACTGGCAGAGGTCCTGGTCCCAACCTGCCCCCGCCCCCGCTCCTGTCGACTCCAGCATCTTCCGTGGACACCCCGCCACCAACATCGACCTCTACAGTGGCTCGTATTCCGTCAGCTACAAGCGATAATTTGCTCACTCACACGGTGTAGTTTTGCTGTTGTATAAAGCTTTACCATAAAGTATTTAGGTTGTATATAAacttattagtatatttatgttACTGAATGTACAAAGGTTTCTTAGGTAACGCTAGTTTGAACCTTAAATGACTGAAAGGTTCTCTTTCATTTATTCAGATATTAGTAGATGTTCATTAGATTCATTCTTGTTCAGTGTTCCGATTCGTAGCTGTATACTATAGacgtttctttttatttttaaactttaaaaagtatatgaaatgttttactCCCCTTATACTATGGTCGCTGTATGGTGCTAGTCCCTGAACGTACTGACTTTCATGTGAttgttttgtattcttaaaaaatatttgtatcctCAATAAATTGATGTTAAGAGGTTGTTTTTcgtatgtatttttatctttccTTTCTTGTCATACaactatagatattttaatagGTGTTGTCAATGAAAATCCTCCAATCTAAAGGGATATAATGATGTTTAAATAGATTATGAAGTACACAGATACTAATAATCAATGCttcaggaaatatattttaattgtaaataaaaaagaattgtaaaatgtttattttttattttttatggctaAGAGTTTTTTACTATGCCGCAAAAGTACGAAAATCTTGGTGGCCTATAGATTTAATATCACTTGGATACTACAGGAAATCGTAGACCTGAGTAATACTGGCATAtgtgttttaagtataaaaacagACTACAAAATAATACCTGAGAATATAtctattttactatatttttagtattttatacatGAACACAATTGGTGTTACAAATTAGTGTTTTAATCGTATCTATTTAAATCTGGAAAGCACGAACCATTGTTCATCtgcaaaaaatcaaataatgaaaatatttttcaagctaGTTTTAGGCGATGAGATGGTTTAGGAAGGTAACAGGATATTTTTTGAAGATTACCATAGtttagtgattaaaaaaatactacattttgaTATCTTAAATCAGATCTCTGCCTCAGGTATAGTTAGTGGCAGGTTATTTACaccagcatatatatatatatatatatatatatttgtgtgtgtgtgtgtgtgtgtgtgtgtgtgtgtgtgtgtgtgtgtgtgtgtgtgtgtgtgtgtgtgtgtgtgtgtgtgtgtgtgtgtgtgtgtacatatatatttgaaattaataaagttttattagttaGTCAAAGTCAAGTTAGTTAAAACAAGATACATGATAGCATATACTCAGTTTATAATGCAAAACAACCTGAAGATAGAACAGTAGAAAGTAAAATTATTCCAAATTGACTACAAAATGATAAATATCGTTTTAAAATGTTCCTATAGTGATTTTTAAGCTCTTACTGATTATATCGCATAGCTAATGTTACGTAATTAGAGAAGATGAAAGAAAGTCAGCTACTTATGAATCTTATATTGAACAGGATTATGAACCTCAACACAACCTCAAACACGTCTCGACAGTTGGTCTTCAAGAACCTGAATGTGGAAGGTAACCTCAACTCTGGAGAGTAGAGTAAAAGTACGGttaaagttgttaaatttatgtcAGTCAAAAAGCAATAGGTATCTGTAAAATAAAGGTCTTAACACCATCAGATAGGCatgacaaaattacattattttccatattttaacctagtttgtaattatgtgttagattagttacctgaagaagagttcagatttcagatcttgaaacgtagtgttactgattttttgtatcactgaacgatagcaaatgtccggaaaaatcctgtttccttcatccTTTTCCAGCCAATAAACCATACCTGAACGTGTAAATGTTCTACCTTCcataattttagtaatatgaACATAGGCGGGAAAACTAACATAGACACTTAAACATAAGGTCGTGCATCATACTAATGTACAGCTAAGTAACGGTTAGAAGTTTTACTGCTTTGATTTCGTACTACCTGTTTGTCAAATCAATATGGGCATGGCATGAAACGTTGCGTTTATACTGAAACATTAGTTTATTTCTGTCTAAATTTTTAAGTTACTCAAAACTGatttgattacaaattttaacatgGTAATAATTAAGAATCTGTAattagaaataaagatttttttgtttcaagacAGATTGAAATTGATatcttcaaattaattttatttttattttggttgttAATTAGCTTAATaacttgaatattaaaaatgcagCATTTATCCTCAATATTCTAGAAatcgtaattatttattactttttcattcCTAAATTAAGTATAGAACATTAAGAAATTGTCAGACGATTCATGTGCATACCATTACCAAAAGGAAATACCATACATACCATCGTCGCCATACTATTTAGTGATACTTCCATTAAATAAgataactaaaactttaattatgaGAATACAAAATATGGAAATACTATTCTATAACTAAATAACGTGAAGCTCTTTTTATGTAGaactaaaaaagaattattacaaTCAATTAGTGGTTTTCGGAGGCTCTCACTTAAATATCCGCTGTGTTGCAATTGTAccagtttcaaaaattatgtcAAACAAAAGTGACTTTCCTCCGACCcatttcaaaaacatcttttacatttcaatatagtTGTATCAACTCATTTGTTTTTAatcttatgaatatttttaactttagccTTACGATCCGATAGAAATAGATTGGtcaattatataacaattattatcgatcttattttcgatttataactaaacaaaaaatgaatattaacttTTGCGGATTGTTTACGATGAGCAAACAGCAATAATCCATTTACTCCAAACACTTTCTATAACTAACCCAATTATGTGTTATGTGTAAATTTCATATACCTGTGGTgcctatttaaaaactattttccagCCATTAAAAATGGctcttcaaatttataaataatgtaaaatttcagtacaatcgatcCAGTAGTTTATATGGTATGGagtaatacacacacacacacacacacacacacacacacacacacacacacacacacacacacacacacacacacacacacacacacaaatagactttaaaatgacatgtctaAATCATAAAAGTGTAGTgtattatgtgtatttatttaacgGATATAAAAGAACTAAAAGATTATTGATTggtgttaattaaaattgtagaaagaaacaaacatcttttatattttagtgtGTCAGTAATGGTTGCAGTGCACTATTACATTACCGCCGGTTCAAGGCAATTGTGACCATGTGAATCTGAAGCGCCTTCAATCACATCGATGCAATCCTTCAACAGTGTTTCAATTGCCTAGGCATCCCTGCGAACATCCGACCTTCATTTATTTgcaacttttactatttttaatttcaacaacatgacataatttaaacttttgaagTCTGTGTTGGcaatatattgtgtgttttatttcttttatgatTACAATAAATCAGTTACATTCTTGAAACTTTATcagaaatacatgttttaatgcCAATTGTTTGATCttctataagtatttttatagcTACTATTCTATCTTTTTAACATATATGTAGACAGAAAACTTTACCCTTTTTGATTTgataattgttaaacatttttacgttaTGTTTAACAATTTACGGAATTAGTCATAAGGAATTATATAAAAGGACTTTGAGCAGGAGAGATAGTAATATTATCATtgattttactagttttaaaacaagaattaacaatgttataatgaaatgattcaacatattttcattgaaaacaattttttcaatatatatttatttgtttatggaCCAAATGAAATACCATCACCGCCATACTATTTAGTTACATACATGTTAGGTCGTTACGGAAAGATGCCGTGGAACGAGCTTCTAGTTGCTTATTTTGTAACGCAAGTATGAAACtcattttcaataaatagtatattttcacACTCCTTTTATATGATATCAAGTTTTGTAGGTTATTATTATACGTATAAACATTGGAAATTTTTATGATGAAGGCCTTTCCCATTGAATGCAACCAGGGACTCAAAACTATTTGCTTCTTATGATGAACTATCCTTTATATGTCTTAGGAGGTACCCATGGTTTTCGATACACATCTTACCACGCCATGCTGCTACATTAGGCAGGATTCGTGTTTGGCAAACCTCAACTAAACCTGGCGGTAACTGCTTGTGCAACTGAAGTCATGCGTGTCGCTATGCGAACCGCTGGATGAGTCCATAACCACTGGAATCAATCTAGAAAATATTCAGGCTGGACCTTGTTACTAACCTAGGCCTAATCGAACTTTTAATAACTTGAGACAGAGTGATATACGTTTGGACCGAGTATTTTGGCCGCCTCGCCTCGTCAGTGAGCTGTTGCAACAGACACAAACACGCTCAGAAGACAATACCAGCTGATTGGTCTATTGTTTACGGAGTCAGCTGATCACGTTTTCTATTTCTTGGTGCCATATTTGGGTGGTCTAAATACGAAATGTGGACTGTCAAGGATACGGGCTGGTGCACCTCATGAGATATCTCCAATCAGTTCAactttcatattttatgtaatggTTTTGTATCAAACAATGATTAATTCAGAGGTTCTTTGCTAGAAGACGAAGTGTGCGTAAACGTTTCCACTAAACAGCTAAACTGTCTCGGAAGGCGCGGACACTCAAGGTGGACCGGCACGCCCTGTCAAGGTCACCTCAAGGTCACCCACAGCAGTCAATCACACTTTCCGTCATCAAAACTTTCACGTTCAACATTTGAGGCAACGTACAGCTGACTTACTTTCCTTTAAAATCTGGGGTAATTCcaaatttaatgctaaaattaGGAAACAGAGCTGATTTGGTGTCATTATTTAAATCAAGAGTACTGACTTTATAACAAAGAAATCCTTTTAAATGGATGCAAATTGAAACTGGTGCGGTGATTTATGATGATTGATTTGATCTACAAACTGATTTACCGACTGCTATGTTGAGATCAAGAATACATCGTTCTTGAAAAATGTGTTGTCAGCTCTCAAATGTCCGTATTTATACACTAgtcattaattataaatgtattttcacaCTCCTTGTAGAAGGTATAACCTTGAATAATCTCTCCTTTTCTTGGATTCAACTTTTGGAATGGttgtactatttttttatgtCTATTTCTGTTGAACAACGGATATGTTCAAAACTAACTGCTATATGTAGATTATGCTAGGAAGTGATGATTTACACCATTACGTATGAATACAATGAATATGTTaaacaacaactttttttatCGTGGGCGTTTCAGTTTTCTCAacgtatttatttatcatataaagaacaaaaacattACACTGAAAGTGTGCCAGAAATAAGTAATTACTCACTCACTTCTACACATGAACTAAcatgaaatttatgtttaaatatacattttagataataatgactaaaaaataatgtattaaccGGATAAATATGGAATCTTACAGTTTTTATCACAATGCTATTAATAAAATCGGTTCAAAATATgtccaattttgttttttaatggcCCCAATTAATTACGCTTTCACAGATTCTGCTGCGTGACTACAGAACAAGTACTTTCTTCCCGTGATTATCAACCCATTAATTAATATGTTCATTACCATCACACACAGACGAAAGCTGTTCAGCGAGATGTAGAGTGTAAATCATGGAACATGAAATTAGTTAATTAACTCTAAgtcaaaattatgttttgtatgttttttatatacaaaacatctTTGTTTTGTATAGATACCGAATATGATGGACACTGGATTATTGGGCTTCTAAAttagtatgttttttatatttgttaaaataggATTTATATGACGAAATATCAAAATGCCCATAATGCATGGCCAACATGTATTGGACATCTTGAGTCGAACACAACTAGATGTGCATCAAGAATCAAGTAGAATTTTGCTAACTGATGTCTGTGAGTGATGGACAGTCCTTTTTAATCTGGTCACAAAAAGCTGTCATACACGTAGTGCTGAAATGTCAATTCGAAATAGCTTAAAACAACGAAACTCTTTAGTGTCAGTGACAGTAATAAGGTTCAGCTATTCAAGTTTTCAGACTTGTTCAAGTTAAAGTTCAGAAGATCTAACACACGTTGGGGATATGTCAAACTCAGTGGTTTTATCAATCCAAAGTGTGTGACTTTTCCAGTTCGTTAACCCCCGGGTAGTGTAGAAATGCTGCTGGACAATCCGGTTTTTTCAGAAAGTTACGCAAATTCATACTGGTGTTTCTTCAGAAGGAGTTGACATATTCCAACGTTTTTGTACAAATATGTTTTCCATATTAGGTAAAATAGTGCGTATAATAAACATAGCTGTGTCTATATCTTTTGCTGTAGCAGTGGTAATATCCGGTTCCATTGTGTACCAATTGTTTGGGACTGTGGGATtgtttcaagtatatatatatatatatagaccacTAGAGAGGGATAACGGGCCTTCTCACCTTCGAAGAAGGGGAACCTAGATTAGATCTGTTCCATCTCTTACGATCAAAAGCGGTCATTTCCGCGATAAACTAAACGTATTGACTAGTCCTTTTACCCTTATAGTTGACCTTTAAACTTTTCTGTTAGTGATGCGCTACTATTGGACAAATATTAGGTCATCTATTGCCCAGATTTATACGTGACACATTGATTTATGCTGTACTCGTTATATGTTCTACTGGCAGAAGTAAACACACCTGTGGgagatttaaaactgaatatagaAACCGAAAAATCCAAACAGAAGCATCATTGATCGTTACATTGCTGCATTCCTGCCCATgttatgtcacaaataaattcCTAACTTTGGTGACCATTACCTGACAAAAATGTTCTGATGTTAAGGTGAAGGCGAATGTGTTGGTGAAGGTGAGTaaggatttttttctaaattcttgaaATCTTGttttttgtttggattttatttttgatGAACATTCCACTATACTGTTCTGCAAATATTAAACCTCTTCAACCTTTTTTACGCCTCATATGTGTTCAGAATTCTCTTCCATTACGTGTTAAGAAGTAGGATATAATGGCCGGATAAAAATTTTGAGGATTTTTCTCgctgttaattaaaaaattccttcTAAGAGAATAGATATTCCTAATAATAGGttgttgaaattttcaaattagtaTTCTACAATATCCAAATAATTCCACAATATTGCTTGTTATTAAAATAGCacccttatttatttttatatcacaattaaTGAACCTAAACTTATGAATTGATGAGATAAGatttttaaagggtttattaTATTGAGtctcattattttaattacatggtttattatttaatactctattattatgaatttatatttatatttgattcatGTTGAAATTATTCATGTTGTAATACTATTTTGTGGAAGAAAGAACAATTAAAAATCctgatattgtaaaatatataaatattaaaagtgattaaatgtaaataaatgtcgTTATGCTCTATTTTAACATAAAGAGTCATTAGAATTAACTCATGTTATAGTTAAggaattacaattacaataaaatatcagTACTATTTATTAGATagtaagtacaatttaaaaaccgtttgttttctttttaaccaCGGTATATTGCAACCTACAACCTACTTGAATTCAACTCAATCTTTTATATTCCACAAAGAATTGAAATGTAACACAGGTTAGTGAAATTAAAACAAAGGGAAACCTACAGTGATTGATTATTGTTTAAGAGAATTTCTAGTTTTCGTTACTATTTGTAAACAAAGGAGCTTTCATGATGACGGGTCTTCTGACCTGTAGATAGCTCACGAGCAAAAATGTTATGAGTAATAAACGTTTGCATACTAACACTTTACTGTTCACCAACTTAACTGCTCATCAAGTAATTTTAGGTTATGCAAAACGGACAGCTACCTAGCGTCCGGATGTGATGTGGAGTTGTGGGCGGAATTCTTAGAAATATTCTTAGAGATATCGAAGTTCAAGGGCTTTTAAAGGTCAACTGGCTTTCTATATGTAACAATTGCTACACGTGCAGTTGCGCCATAATCGTAACTGTGTATGCGAGGTGCTGCTCAGTGCATGCTATTTACCAGTCTAAATATAGTAAATCTCCTTctttagaagttttatttaacGATTAACaggttttgatttaaaaaatgaacattgATCGAAAAGTTTGATAACTTAGGttacaagataaaaatatgaatttcctTTGCCAaaacatttgaatatatatattaaagcttTTTAACACTATATGATGACCATATAATTCCATAAAAGGAGAAATGCATTCGCTCAAAGACAAATGCATCAGGGCCGCCACTTAGCTTAAGGAAGGCCCGGTGCAAACTTTTACTGCGAGGCCTTCAAATTTGGCTCAATCCATAAATCAGACTTCGCTGATATTAAATGCATAGTTTTaaaatagctcatttcattgttGACTGATAGAATGACATTGGCaatcaaactgaaaataaaatgttttaaatcccccggcaaagaaaaaataaatcatgTCAGACTGCACAGTGACAAGCACAGTGATTATAAACACAGTACAAGAGCTCAATGATTGGACATCCAGCCATGATAAAAAAACCCATTCTTgctttgtagaaataaagtttcttgcaaaatttaaagttctaacaaattaaatatttctcgaaatatcGTTGACCatcttttgaatttttgtttcattaaatagggtttcatatctttactattatttaaaatatactaggtAGTGTTAAATAGAGTAAggaattgaaagaaaaaaaaaccaggTTTTTACATTCAATTccctctttaaaaaaatttaatgattcaTTTATTAGTatacttcataaaaaaaaaacatggtttatTGTAGTGGCAAGGCCAAAGTGTAATCATGTTGTTCAACAACGATCTATTTAGTATTCACCTGAGCTTGCTAAACTAGAACTTTTCTTTTTACTCACATTATTGCATGATCGTTATAAAGATCGACGGTTTGACTCAAATGTAgtagaaataaatactatattagcTACCTTAGAACACGGCTCCTTGTACACGGGGCAAAGGAGAAAAAAACGATCCCTTTCTCAACGATTAATAGTCCTGGTGGCCTAACTCATTTTTCCTTGAAGATGAAGTACTGCAATTGCGATGAAATGTTTTTTGATGTCTGTAGGCACAAGATCCCTTGCACGCCATGTGAGTTCGGAGATAAGAGTGACCACGTGAACACTGAAGTCAAGGCCACTCTATTCAGTTTTTCAACAGTATGGAATCGGAATGAACTGAATAAATCCACCATCATcttaataaatattggtttttttgttttcctgTGAGTTTGTGATGCATCCACATCCAGCCGGAGCTGGCCAGCAAAGAAGATTTCCGTAACGAAAATGCtaaaagtgtttcaatatttaaagtctacacaccaagtcacaataaaattatgttataaaaatgatcaacgttcagccaaatctcattgGAGTAACAAGCACCTATCATACAATTCAGTGTTGCTcatgcagaaatgaagtttccacgtacaatttacaatttataagtaACTTAAACGCTTCGTTTTCGACATATATCGTGCAGACGCCCGGGTAcagacatatataaaataaaaatgaatccacctctcgagtaataggcttcgctgacgctcagccaatgtaatgaaaacaaattaacattGGGGTTTTTTTCTCGGTGTAATATTAATATGAGGCACCATATATCTGATGtggcttttaaattattataaatgaataacatGTGATTCATAAtcataaagttatgtttttcattcattcattgctgtaaaaatgtgatataacatcttaataatattagaaatgcgGAAAGTGCCCTATATTTGTTTTGCTCTGTCACGCGTTAACTATTTAAGCGATTGTTACTGAAACTTCATATGAATCATTCTGACGGTCCCTAGGatgaattttactatttttaaaaatcccctttattattactttaatataagcCCATTCTTATCTTTTTAAATCCCTCTGTGTTACAACTCTCTTTACAGTCCGAAAATCCCCCCCTGCGAAAAATCTcatcttggtttctaaagttgtgaaatattaatcgAAAAGACCtgtgaaatgtaatcaactgtttctGTCTGtgtaaaaattgctttattaCTGTACAACCATGTGTTAATTTAACACACTATTTTCAAATCATTTTACATTTAGAGTGTGTAAATTTTTATCTAAGCGCGTGGGCTGTTATTTCTCAATACTGTTTTTGTACTTAGGTAAGTATTCATCTACCGTAAAAATTCCTAaacaaaagataataataataatatactttactgcagcaaaacaattaacaaaattgtattgcaagcgtcatttcaacatattGATTAAAAATCTATCAACTAAACCATTATCTTAAGTCTTATCACAGGCACATTCAATTCCACATATTAATGTGtgaacctaaaaatattttgtactttttatgtttttttatacatcACAAAAggagaaatagaataataatactaatatgtaaattttcatcccagcggccta
Proteins encoded in this region:
- the LOC124362869 gene encoding protein transport protein SEC24-like, encoding MSARLLIIAACCLAAAWAQVQKQYTTPVPILKQINRQNEDGSYSYGYEGADGSYKIETKHPTGEVYGKYGYVDDSGSLREIEYGANKLGFQPAGTGINVAPPTLPDPNGNNYVGPEGVDDGQYREDPSIYWKDPKYNQGAPKYSSSPVRTQFTQPAVSQPAYNSQPSYNSQPSYNSQPSYNSQPSYNSQPSYNSQPSYNSQPAYNSQPAYNSQPSYNSRSNFNTQSFFDDQPTYNQPSYQEPRQNWQRSWSQPAPAPAPVDSSIFRGHPATNIDLYSGSYSVSYKR